The following are encoded together in the Variovorax sp. PBS-H4 genome:
- a CDS encoding LysR family transcriptional regulator — protein sequence MNLSIRQMRAFLHVARIGNFTRAAEQAHMTQAGLSTLVRELERQLGTRLFDRTTRMVGLTAAGRRLLPVVERVLGELDEVTGRLSAEGDEARQTLRVAATPLVSSNLLPQVFARFRESHPRIRLRLFDADLRAVEAMVIEGGADMGLGFFFKPATGLDRSPVGRFQLMRVTPAQDDATLPVGSAPWSSLRGAQLLGLPQSNPIQKLIDAHLASLGPADPDRPAFNFFGTLISMVEAGFGSAVMPTFALAACRRHRVRTDLLVKPKVELDFYRITKRGVQETQAMQAFCKSLVKALPALSR from the coding sequence ATGAATCTGTCCATACGCCAGATGCGCGCCTTCCTGCATGTGGCTCGGATTGGCAACTTCACTCGCGCGGCCGAACAGGCGCACATGACGCAGGCCGGCCTCAGCACCCTGGTGCGCGAGCTGGAGCGACAGCTGGGCACGCGCTTGTTCGACCGCACCACCCGCATGGTCGGCCTCACGGCCGCTGGGCGGCGCTTGCTGCCCGTGGTGGAGCGCGTGCTAGGCGAACTGGACGAGGTGACGGGCCGACTGAGCGCCGAGGGCGACGAGGCGCGGCAGACGCTGCGCGTCGCGGCCACGCCGCTGGTGTCCTCGAACCTGCTGCCGCAGGTCTTCGCCCGCTTCCGCGAAAGCCATCCGCGCATCCGGCTCAGGCTCTTCGACGCCGACCTTCGCGCCGTGGAGGCGATGGTGATCGAGGGCGGAGCCGACATGGGCCTGGGCTTCTTCTTCAAGCCCGCGACGGGGCTCGACCGCTCGCCCGTGGGCCGTTTCCAGCTGATGCGCGTGACGCCGGCGCAGGACGACGCGACGCTGCCCGTCGGCAGCGCCCCTTGGTCCTCGCTGCGTGGCGCGCAGTTGCTGGGCCTGCCCCAAAGCAACCCGATCCAGAAGCTGATCGACGCCCACCTGGCCAGCCTCGGCCCGGCCGATCCGGACCGCCCGGCCTTCAATTTCTTCGGTACCCTGATCTCGATGGTCGAGGCCGGCTTCGGCAGCGCTGTGATGCCGACATTCGCACTCGCGGCCTGCCGGCGGCACCGGGTACGCACCGATCTGCTGGTCAAGCCGAAAGTCGAACTGGACTTCTACCGCATCACCAAGCGCGGCGTGCAGGAAACCCAGGCCATGCAGGCCTTCTGCAAGTCGCTGGTCAAGGCGTTGCCGGCCCTGTCGCGATAG
- a CDS encoding exodeoxyribonuclease III, protein MFKLTSLNLNGLRSAATKGVADWVAELAPDCICMQEIRVQASDIEGRFEAMAGLRGYFHFAEKKGYAGTAIYSRHAPSEVVVGWGDREFDAEGRYLELRFDTPQRKFSVISCYFPSGSSGEERQAAKYRFLKGFFPHLIALKREREFVLCGDINIAHKEIDLKNWRSNQKNSGFLPEERAWMTRLLDEGAEGAGLVDVYRLLKPDTTDEAYTWWSNRGQAYAKNVGWRLDYHLATPAIAKLARNEQIFKTIKFSDHAPITVDYDLAL, encoded by the coding sequence GTGTTCAAACTCACCAGCCTCAACCTCAATGGCCTGCGCTCGGCTGCGACCAAGGGCGTCGCCGACTGGGTGGCCGAACTGGCGCCGGATTGTATTTGCATGCAGGAGATCCGCGTCCAGGCGAGCGACATCGAGGGCCGCTTCGAGGCCATGGCCGGCCTCAGGGGCTACTTTCATTTTGCGGAAAAGAAGGGCTACGCGGGCACTGCGATCTACAGCAGGCACGCGCCGAGCGAAGTCGTGGTGGGCTGGGGCGACAGGGAATTCGACGCCGAAGGCCGCTACCTCGAGCTGCGCTTCGACACACCGCAGCGCAAGTTCTCGGTGATCAGCTGCTACTTCCCGAGCGGCTCTTCGGGCGAGGAACGGCAGGCGGCGAAGTACCGATTCCTCAAGGGCTTCTTCCCGCATCTCATCGCGCTCAAGCGCGAGCGGGAGTTCGTGCTGTGCGGCGACATCAACATCGCGCACAAGGAAATCGACCTCAAGAACTGGCGCAGCAACCAGAAGAACAGCGGCTTCCTGCCCGAGGAGCGGGCCTGGATGACGAGGCTGCTTGACGAGGGCGCCGAGGGTGCCGGCCTCGTCGACGTCTACCGCCTGCTCAAGCCCGACACCACCGACGAGGCCTACACCTGGTGGAGCAACCGCGGCCAAGCGTACGCGAAGAACGTGGGTTGGCGGCTGGACTACCACCTGGCTACGCCGGCGATCGCCAAACTCGCGCGCAACGAGCAGATCTTCAAGACCATCAAGTTCAGCGACCACGCGCCGATCACGGTCGACTACGACCTGGCGCTCTGA
- the pyrE gene encoding orotate phosphoribosyltransferase: protein MAEKMAMTGEDGALAQAFVQFALESGVLRFGQFKTKAGRLSPYFFNAGLFDDGAKLARLAAFYADRLIASGLEFDMIFGPAYKGIPLGATLAAELARRGRNVPFAYNRKEAKDHGEGGTLVGAPLSGRVLIVDDVMSAGTAVRESIAAIRSAGATPHAVAIALDRQEKATENGVDVDHSAVQYVRQQLGMQVVAIATLDDLLQYLSGRADDELRAYRQGVLDYRARYGAG, encoded by the coding sequence ATGGCTGAAAAGATGGCAATGACGGGAGAGGACGGCGCGCTGGCCCAGGCATTCGTGCAGTTCGCGCTCGAATCCGGGGTGCTGCGATTCGGTCAGTTCAAGACCAAGGCCGGCCGCCTGAGTCCCTACTTCTTCAACGCGGGGCTGTTCGACGACGGCGCCAAGCTCGCGCGGCTGGCGGCATTCTATGCAGACCGGTTGATCGCCAGCGGGCTCGAATTCGACATGATCTTCGGCCCGGCCTACAAGGGCATCCCGCTCGGCGCCACCCTGGCCGCCGAGCTGGCCAGGCGCGGGCGCAACGTGCCCTTTGCCTACAACCGCAAGGAAGCCAAGGACCACGGCGAAGGCGGAACGCTGGTCGGTGCGCCACTGTCGGGGCGGGTGCTGATCGTCGACGATGTGATGTCGGCCGGAACCGCGGTGCGCGAGTCGATCGCCGCCATCCGCAGCGCGGGCGCTACCCCGCACGCCGTCGCCATCGCACTGGACCGCCAGGAGAAGGCGACCGAGAACGGCGTCGATGTCGACCACAGCGCCGTGCAATATGTCCGCCAGCAGCTCGGAATGCAGGTGGTGGCAATTGCTACGCTTGACGACTTGTTACAGTATCTGTCGGGGCGCGCAGACGACGAGCTGCGCGCCTACCGGCAGGGAGTGCTGGACTATCGGGCCCGCTACGGCGCGGGTTGA
- a CDS encoding DUF4124 domain-containing protein, whose protein sequence is MQYTRIGLLALLPLVAAGVVHAQQSTGGAGIYSCTDARGRTITADRPIPDCADREQRELSPSGSVRRKLEPTYTAREQAEREERERQVQLQAARQREEQRRERALLIRYPSPAAHDRERAEALVQIDAVITAARKRLSELTEERRKIDDELEFYAKDISKAPASLRRKVEDNTKSMTVQNRFIAEQDDEKKRVNARFDEERARLRPLWAGTAPAITTR, encoded by the coding sequence ATGCAGTACACACGCATCGGACTACTCGCGCTGCTGCCGCTGGTTGCGGCGGGCGTGGTCCATGCCCAGCAGTCCACCGGCGGTGCCGGCATCTACAGCTGCACCGACGCCCGGGGACGCACGATCACGGCCGACCGGCCCATCCCCGATTGCGCCGACCGCGAACAGCGTGAGCTCAGCCCCAGCGGAAGCGTGCGGCGCAAGCTCGAACCCACCTATACGGCGCGCGAGCAGGCCGAACGCGAGGAGCGCGAGCGGCAGGTCCAGTTGCAGGCAGCCCGCCAGCGTGAGGAGCAGCGGCGCGAGCGTGCGCTGCTTATCCGGTATCCCAGCCCCGCCGCGCACGACCGTGAGCGCGCGGAGGCGCTGGTACAGATCGACGCGGTGATCACCGCCGCCCGCAAGCGCCTCAGTGAGCTCACCGAGGAGCGCCGCAAGATCGACGACGAACTCGAGTTCTACGCCAAGGACATTTCCAAGGCGCCGGCATCCCTTCGGCGAAAGGTCGAAGACAACACCAAGAGCATGACGGTGCAGAACCGGTTCATTGCCGAGCAGGACGACGAGAAGAAGCGCGTCAACGCGCGCTTCGACGAAGAGCGCGCGCGCCTGCGGCCGCTCTGGGCCGGCACCGCGCCGGCCATCACCACACGCTGA
- the gatB gene encoding Asp-tRNA(Asn)/Glu-tRNA(Gln) amidotransferase subunit GatB, with protein MNSFEQMQEGRPTGPLVHGYEVIIGFETHAQLSTASKIFSRASTAFGAEPNTQASAVDLALPGTLPVMNKGAVERAIKLGLALGSHIAPRSVFARKNYFYPDLPKGYQISQYEIPVVQGGSVSFFLGDEKKTVRLVRAHLEEDAGKSLHEDFVGQSGIDLNRAGTPLLEIVTEPDMRSTAEAVAYARELHKIVTWIGICDGNMQEGSFRCDANVSVRRPGAPLGTRREIKNLNSFKFMQQAIDYEIRWQIGELEDGRAIQQATVLFDPDTGETRAMRTKEDAADYRYFPDPDLPPLAIAPEWIERVRAAMPELPRAMAERYVREHGLSDYDAAQLTQSPALARYFDEAVRAGAAPKLASNWITGEIARRLNQQDIDIAQAPVTAIQVAALIGRIADGTVSNNAARQVFDALWTCEGHDVDAIIDAKGLKQISDTGALEKIVDTVLAANPKNIEEYRAGKDKAFNALVGQVMKASQGKANPAQVNALLKAKLQ; from the coding sequence ATGAACTCCTTCGAACAGATGCAGGAAGGCCGGCCGACCGGCCCGCTGGTGCACGGCTACGAGGTCATCATCGGCTTCGAGACCCACGCGCAGCTCTCGACCGCCAGCAAGATCTTCAGCCGCGCCTCCACCGCGTTCGGCGCCGAGCCGAACACCCAGGCCAGCGCGGTCGACCTGGCGCTGCCCGGCACGCTGCCGGTGATGAACAAGGGCGCGGTCGAGCGTGCCATCAAGCTCGGGCTGGCGCTCGGTTCGCACATCGCGCCGCGCAGCGTGTTCGCGCGCAAGAACTACTTCTATCCCGACCTGCCCAAGGGCTACCAGATCAGCCAGTACGAGATCCCGGTCGTGCAGGGCGGCTCGGTGAGCTTCTTCCTGGGCGACGAGAAGAAGACCGTGCGCCTGGTGCGCGCCCACCTGGAGGAAGACGCGGGCAAGTCGCTGCACGAGGACTTCGTCGGCCAGTCCGGCATCGACCTGAACCGCGCCGGCACGCCGCTGCTGGAGATCGTGACCGAGCCCGACATGCGCTCCACCGCCGAGGCCGTGGCCTATGCGCGGGAGCTGCACAAGATCGTGACCTGGATCGGCATCTGCGACGGCAACATGCAGGAAGGCAGCTTCCGCTGCGACGCCAACGTCTCGGTGCGGCGGCCCGGCGCGCCGCTGGGCACGCGGCGCGAGATCAAGAACCTCAACAGCTTCAAGTTCATGCAGCAGGCGATCGACTACGAGATCCGCTGGCAGATCGGCGAGCTGGAGGACGGCCGCGCGATCCAGCAGGCCACCGTGCTATTCGACCCCGACACCGGCGAAACCCGCGCCATGCGCACCAAGGAGGACGCGGCCGACTACCGCTACTTCCCCGACCCGGACCTGCCGCCGCTGGCGATCGCACCCGAGTGGATCGAGCGCGTGCGCGCCGCAATGCCCGAGCTGCCGCGCGCCATGGCCGAGCGCTACGTCCGCGAGCACGGGCTGTCGGACTATGACGCCGCGCAGCTCACCCAGAGCCCGGCTCTGGCGCGCTACTTCGACGAGGCCGTGCGCGCGGGCGCGGCGCCCAAGCTTGCGAGCAACTGGATCACCGGCGAGATCGCCCGCCGCCTGAACCAGCAGGACATCGATATCGCCCAGGCACCGGTCACGGCCATCCAGGTCGCCGCGCTGATCGGGCGCATCGCCGACGGCACCGTGTCGAACAACGCCGCGCGCCAGGTCTTCGATGCCCTTTGGACTTGCGAGGGACACGACGTCGACGCGATCATCGACGCCAAGGGCCTGAAGCAGATCAGCGACACCGGCGCGCTCGAGAAGATCGTCGACACGGTGCTGGCCGCCAATCCGAAGAACATCGAGGAATACCGCGCGGGCAAGGACAAGGCCTTCAACGCCCTGGTCGGCCAGGTCATGAAGGCCAGCCAGGGCAAGGCCAACCCGGCGCAGGTCAACGCGCTTCTGAAGGCCAAGCTGCAATAG
- the gatA gene encoding Asp-tRNA(Asn)/Glu-tRNA(Gln) amidotransferase subunit GatA produces the protein MTAELHQMGVAELARALHERKVSAVEAAQHQLARIRQHQDLGAFVALDEDLALSQARAADAHLAAGNAPPLAGVPIAHKDIFVTADLPTTAGSRMLAGYRSPFDATVVRKLAEAGAVNLGKLSCDEFAMGSANENVAVPAVGFDHAVPVRNPWDRARIPGGSSGGSAVAVAARLVPAATGTDTGGSIRQPASFCGVTGIKPTYGRASRYGMVAFASSLDQAGPFARSAEDCALMLSALCGPDPERDSTSLDKPAEDFTRGLGDSLEGLRIGLPREFLGDGVAPGVRAAVEAALAEYEKLGAKRVDVTLPRTELSIPVYYIIAAAEASSNLSRFDGVKFGHRATNYRDLADMYAKTREEGFGDEVKRRIMIGTYVLSHGYYDAYYLQAQKVRRMIADDFQQAFAQCDLIAGPVAPTVAWKLGEHGGDPVADYLADIFTLPASLAGLPGMSVPAGFDGGMPVGLQLIGNYFGEAKLLNAAHRFQQATDWHQRTPQGF, from the coding sequence ATGACCGCAGAACTCCACCAGATGGGCGTGGCCGAGCTGGCCCGCGCACTGCACGAGCGCAAGGTCTCGGCCGTGGAGGCCGCCCAGCACCAGTTGGCCCGCATCCGGCAGCATCAGGATCTCGGCGCTTTCGTGGCCCTGGACGAGGATCTCGCCCTGTCCCAGGCGCGGGCCGCCGATGCGCACCTGGCGGCCGGCAACGCGCCGCCGCTGGCCGGCGTGCCCATCGCTCACAAGGACATCTTCGTCACCGCCGACCTGCCGACCACCGCCGGTTCGCGCATGCTGGCCGGCTACCGCTCGCCCTTCGACGCGACCGTGGTGCGCAAGCTGGCCGAGGCGGGGGCCGTCAACCTCGGCAAGCTCAGCTGCGACGAGTTCGCGATGGGCTCGGCCAACGAGAACGTGGCCGTACCCGCCGTGGGCTTCGACCATGCCGTGCCCGTGCGCAATCCGTGGGATCGTGCGCGCATCCCCGGCGGCTCGTCCGGCGGCAGCGCCGTCGCGGTCGCTGCGCGCCTGGTGCCGGCGGCCACCGGCACCGACACCGGCGGCTCGATCCGACAGCCCGCCTCCTTCTGCGGCGTCACGGGCATCAAGCCCACCTACGGACGCGCGTCGCGCTATGGGATGGTGGCGTTCGCCTCCAGCCTGGACCAGGCCGGCCCCTTCGCCCGCTCGGCCGAGGACTGCGCCCTGATGTTGTCGGCGCTCTGCGGTCCCGACCCGGAGCGCGACTCGACCTCGCTCGACAAGCCGGCCGAGGACTTCACCCGCGGCCTGGGCGATTCGCTCGAGGGCCTGCGCATCGGCCTGCCGCGCGAGTTCCTGGGCGACGGCGTGGCACCCGGCGTGCGCGCCGCCGTCGAGGCAGCGCTGGCCGAGTACGAGAAGCTGGGCGCCAAGCGCGTCGACGTGACCCTGCCGCGCACCGAGCTTTCGATCCCCGTCTACTACATCATCGCGGCGGCCGAGGCGAGCTCGAACCTCAGCCGCTTCGACGGAGTCAAGTTCGGCCACCGCGCGACCAACTACCGCGATCTGGCCGACATGTACGCCAAGACGCGCGAGGAAGGTTTCGGCGACGAGGTCAAGCGCCGCATCATGATCGGCACCTACGTGCTCTCGCATGGCTACTACGACGCCTACTACCTGCAGGCGCAGAAAGTGCGCCGGATGATCGCCGACGACTTCCAGCAGGCTTTCGCGCAATGCGACTTGATCGCAGGTCCGGTGGCGCCCACGGTCGCGTGGAAGCTGGGCGAGCATGGCGGCGACCCGGTGGCCGACTACCTGGCCGACATCTTCACCCTGCCCGCCTCGCTGGCCGGGCTGCCCGGCATGAGCGTGCCGGCCGGCTTCGACGGCGGCATGCCGGTGGGCCTGCAGCTGATCGGCAACTACTTCGGCGAGGCAAAGCTGCTCAATGCGGCGCACCGCTTTCAGCAAGCCACCGACTGGCACCAGCGCACGCCGCAAGGCTTTTGA
- the gatC gene encoding Asp-tRNA(Asn)/Glu-tRNA(Gln) amidotransferase subunit GatC, whose amino-acid sequence MPLNSSDIARIASLARLELAPDESERMLGQINGFFELVERMRAIDTTGLEPLSHPVAAIQDVTLRLADDLASEPNQRELNQRSAPAVENGLFLVPKVIE is encoded by the coding sequence ATGCCCCTCAATTCTTCTGATATCGCGCGCATCGCATCGCTCGCCCGGCTCGAACTCGCGCCCGACGAGAGCGAACGAATGCTCGGCCAGATCAACGGTTTTTTCGAATTGGTGGAGCGCATGCGCGCCATCGACACCACCGGCCTCGAGCCGCTGTCCCATCCGGTGGCGGCGATCCAGGACGTGACGCTGCGCCTGGCCGACGACCTGGCCAGTGAGCCGAACCAGCGCGAACTCAACCAGCGCAGCGCGCCCGCCGTCGAGAACGGCCTGTTCCTGGTGCCGAAGGTGATCGAATGA
- a CDS encoding rod shape-determining protein: MFGAFRRYFSTDLAIDLGTANTLIFARNKGIVLDEPSVVAIRHEGGPHGKKVIQAVGREAKAMLGKVPGNIEAIRPMKDGVIADFVITEQMIKQFIKMVHPRSLLTPSPRIIICVPCGSTQVERRAIKDAAEAAGATSVYLIEEPMAAAIGAGLPVSEASGSMVVDIGGGTTEVGVISLGGMVYKGSVRVGGDRFDEAIINYIRRNYGMLIGEPTAEVIKKSIGSAFPGSEVKEMEVKGRNLSEGVPRSFTISSNEVLEALTDPLNNIVSAVKNALEQTPPELGADIAERGMMLTGGGALLRDLDRLLAEETGLPVLVAEDPLTCVVRGCGIALERMDRLGSIFTSE; encoded by the coding sequence ATGTTCGGAGCTTTCCGTCGGTACTTCTCGACCGACCTCGCGATCGACCTCGGCACCGCCAACACCCTGATCTTTGCCCGCAACAAGGGGATCGTGCTCGACGAGCCTTCGGTCGTCGCCATCCGCCACGAAGGCGGGCCGCACGGCAAGAAGGTGATCCAGGCGGTCGGCCGGGAAGCCAAGGCGATGCTCGGCAAGGTACCCGGCAACATCGAGGCCATCCGTCCCATGAAGGACGGCGTGATCGCCGATTTCGTGATCACCGAGCAGATGATCAAGCAGTTCATCAAGATGGTGCACCCGCGATCGCTGCTCACGCCCAGCCCGCGCATCATCATCTGCGTGCCCTGCGGCTCGACCCAGGTCGAGCGGCGCGCCATCAAGGACGCGGCAGAAGCGGCCGGGGCCACCTCCGTCTACCTGATCGAGGAACCCATGGCCGCCGCCATCGGCGCCGGCCTGCCGGTCTCGGAAGCCAGCGGCTCGATGGTGGTGGACATCGGCGGCGGCACCACCGAGGTGGGCGTGATCTCGCTGGGAGGCATGGTCTACAAGGGCAGCGTGCGCGTCGGCGGCGATCGCTTCGACGAAGCCATCATCAACTACATCCGCCGCAACTACGGCATGCTGATCGGCGAGCCGACCGCGGAAGTGATCAAGAAAAGCATCGGCTCGGCCTTCCCCGGTTCCGAGGTCAAGGAGATGGAAGTCAAGGGCCGCAACCTCAGCGAGGGCGTGCCGCGCAGCTTCACCATCAGCAGCAACGAGGTGCTGGAGGCGCTGACCGATCCGCTCAACAACATCGTCTCGGCCGTCAAGAATGCCCTGGAGCAGACCCCGCCCGAGCTGGGTGCCGACATCGCCGAGCGCGGGATGATGCTGACCGGCGGCGGCGCCCTGCTGCGCGACCTGGATCGCCTCCTGGCCGAGGAAACCGGCCTGCCGGTCCTGGTGGCCGAAGACCCCTTGACCTGCGTGGTGCGCGGCTGCGGCATCGCCCTCGAGCGCATGGACCGCCTCGGCAGCATCTTCACGAGCGAGTAA
- the mreC gene encoding rod shape-determining protein MreC: protein MPLGTLDRTAPPLFNQGPSALSKLIFFSALALFLMVADARFNIVQPLRAALGAVLYPVQWLALKPVQLAMGGGRYLEDLQTAQAKEADARKALALQSERASQADTLAQENARLRSLLELRQITQTPGRAAEVLYDAADPYTRKLVIDQGLTHGIAAGSPVIDEHGVVGQVTQVQPFTSEITLVIDRDLSIPVQNVRTGARSVAFGDASAHGGGLELRFTAANADVQEGDLLTTSGVDGVYPPGLPVAKIDRIDRRADSAFARIHCLPMAHVAAARYVLVLSPTGNQMPKPAPPAAADANAATKKKADRAGAKAEKADKAGKAGRADKAEKKEGRTP from the coding sequence ATGCCGCTCGGCACCCTTGACCGCACTGCGCCGCCCCTGTTCAACCAGGGACCCTCGGCACTCAGCAAGCTGATCTTCTTCAGCGCACTGGCGCTGTTCCTGATGGTGGCCGATGCCCGCTTCAACATCGTCCAGCCGCTGCGCGCGGCCCTCGGAGCGGTGCTCTATCCGGTGCAGTGGCTCGCCCTGAAGCCGGTGCAGCTCGCAATGGGCGGCGGTCGCTACCTCGAAGACCTGCAGACCGCGCAGGCCAAGGAGGCCGATGCGCGCAAGGCCCTCGCGCTGCAGTCCGAGCGCGCCAGCCAAGCCGACACCCTGGCCCAGGAGAACGCCCGGCTGCGCTCGCTGCTCGAGCTGCGCCAGATCACGCAGACGCCGGGCCGCGCGGCCGAGGTGCTGTACGACGCGGCCGACCCTTACACCCGCAAGCTGGTGATCGACCAGGGCCTCACCCACGGCATTGCGGCCGGCTCGCCGGTGATCGACGAGCATGGCGTCGTGGGGCAGGTCACGCAGGTCCAGCCCTTCACCAGCGAGATCACGCTGGTGATCGACCGCGACCTGTCGATCCCCGTGCAGAACGTGCGCACCGGCGCGCGCAGCGTGGCCTTCGGCGATGCGAGCGCCCATGGCGGCGGGCTGGAACTGCGCTTCACGGCCGCCAATGCCGACGTGCAGGAAGGTGACCTGCTCACCACCAGCGGCGTCGACGGCGTCTACCCGCCGGGCTTGCCGGTCGCGAAGATCGACCGCATCGACCGCCGCGCGGATTCGGCCTTCGCCCGCATCCACTGCTTACCCATGGCCCATGTAGCGGCCGCGCGCTATGTGCTGGTGCTGTCGCCCACCGGCAACCAGATGCCCAAGCCGGCGCCCCCCGCGGCGGCCGACGCCAATGCGGCAACGAAGAAGAAGGCGGATCGCGCCGGCGCCAAGGCGGAAAAGGCCGACAAGGCGGGAAAGGCGGGCAGGGCCGACAAGGCAGAGAAGAAGGAGGGCCGCACCCCATGA
- the mreD gene encoding rod shape-determining protein MreD, producing the protein MIMRPGHQQLLLPVNPLFIWSSLIVALLINMVPIGRAAWLPDLLALAIVFWSVHQPARIGIGAAFAFGLLMDVHQTALLGQHALSYTTLGFFAIMVHRRLLWYPLLSQALQVLPLFAISHLIEVAIRLIGGGIFPGWGILIAPVVEAALWPFVTLLLLAPQRRAPEPDANRPL; encoded by the coding sequence ATGATCATGCGTCCCGGCCACCAGCAGCTGCTGCTGCCCGTCAACCCCCTGTTCATCTGGTCGAGCCTGATCGTGGCGCTCCTGATCAACATGGTGCCGATCGGCCGCGCCGCGTGGCTGCCTGACCTGCTGGCGTTGGCCATCGTGTTCTGGAGCGTGCACCAGCCGGCGCGCATCGGCATCGGCGCGGCCTTCGCGTTCGGACTGCTGATGGATGTGCATCAGACCGCGCTTCTGGGGCAGCACGCGCTGTCGTACACCACGCTGGGCTTCTTCGCGATCATGGTCCACCGGCGGCTGCTCTGGTATCCGCTGCTCTCGCAGGCACTGCAGGTGCTGCCCCTGTTCGCCATCTCGCATCTGATCGAGGTGGCCATCCGCCTGATTGGCGGTGGGATCTTCCCCGGCTGGGGCATCCTGATCGCGCCGGTGGTCGAGGCGGCCCTCTGGCCCTTCGTGACCTTGCTGCTGCTGGCGCCGCAACGACGCGCCCCGGAACCCGATGCCAACCGGCCGCTGTAA